The Burkholderia cepacia genomic interval TCGCGCCGGCCGCGACGATCGAGCCGTACGCGGGCGACTGCGCGCCGTGCTTGCGGAACACGTACAGCAGCTCGGCCTCGAGCTCGTATTCGCGGATGCCGGGGCGGCACGCCTGCATCGCGCGGCGGTGCGCGAGCGCGGAGATGTGCGCGGCGCGCATCATGATCGCGAGTTCGTGCTCGTCCTTCACGAGCCGCATGTCGTCGAGGAGCGGCGTGAGGTCGAGCATCGCGTCCGGTGCGGCGACGCCCGTGCGCGCCAGCGCACGCACCGCGTCGATCCAGCCCGCGAGCCGGCGGTCGAAGTCGGCCGATGCGCCGAACCGGTAATGCACGGTGCCGGAGTCGGCGAGCAGGCGCGGCATCTCGGTATCGATCACGTCGACCGCGAAGGCCGCGTCGAAGCCGAACGCATCGCGCGCGGCCTCGGGCCCGTAATGGAAGCCTTCCCAGATCTCGCGGTCGGCATTCTTGCCGCGGCAGAACAGGATCGACTCCGGCGCGCCGTGCGGTGCGGCCGCGTTCAGCACGAGCACCGCATCCGGCTCGGTGAAGCCCGTCAGGTAATGGAAGTAGCTGTCGTACCGGTACGGGTAGGCCGTATCGCGGTTGCGCAGCAGTTCCGGCGCGGTGGGGACGATGGCGACGCCGCCGCCGGCGGCACGCAGTGCGGCAAGCACGCGTTCACGGCGCTGGCGGTAGACGTCGACGGCGATGGCGGTATCGAGGGGCGCGTTCATTCGTGCGATTGTAGCGCCG includes:
- a CDS encoding aminopeptidase P N-terminal domain-containing protein codes for the protein MNAPLDTAIAVDVYRQRRERVLAALRAAGGGVAIVPTAPELLRNRDTAYPYRYDSYFHYLTGFTEPDAVLVLNAAAPHGAPESILFCRGKNADREIWEGFHYGPEAARDAFGFDAAFAVDVIDTEMPRLLADSGTVHYRFGASADFDRRLAGWIDAVRALARTGVAAPDAMLDLTPLLDDMRLVKDEHELAIMMRAAHISALAHRRAMQACRPGIREYELEAELLYVFRKHGAQSPAYGSIVAAGANACVLHYPAGNASAKDGDLILIDAACELDGYASDITRTFPANGRFSPAQRTLYDIVLAAQQAAIDATRAGVPFEAPHDAAVRVLAQGLLDTGIIPKTRFSNVDDVVAERAYTRFYMHRTGHWIGMDVHDCGDYRERLAERDGNGALPWRTLKAGMTLTVEPGLYVRAADDVPPEYWNIGIRIEDDAIVREQGCELITRGVPVAADEIEALMRALA